Below is a window of Tolypothrix bouteillei VB521301 DNA.
TACTCATTCTATATCCCCACTCTCAAACCCACCAACAGGAGGTTAAAGTGGGGTTTTTCGAGTATGCGAGAAACGCCTTCATTCCCAACGCTTCTCCTTAGCCATACCGCAAAATTGCTACCTCTAATATAGAGTTCACCGCACAGTTGCAAGATTTTTATAAGCCACAATATGTCATAAAGACTGGAACTGCAATAATTTTAAAAAATTAGAGACAGCGATCGTAATGGACACACCTTCACGAAATCTTCATTTTTTTTCCCTACTTTATTAATAGATAAACAGAGCAAACTTATGTAGCGATTCAAAGAGGGTGTCTGAGAAATCTTATATTTTATGCTTGCTTCCCCCTAGGGCGCGTTTTCAAACTCTTATAGATCCCCCCATCTCCCCCCAACCCCAGCTACGGTGGTGTACACACGTCTTCTAAAGTGTATTCTTGCAGTTTCGATCCCCCCTAACCCCCTTAAAAAAGGGCGGCTAAGATACTCAAAAGTCCCCCAATAAATTGAGGGATAGAGGGGGATATGGGAAATTAGGAGCCCAAACAAATACGCGTGGAAACACGCTCTAGAATACTCAACAAGTACCCCTTTTCAGGATAATTTAGTGGGCTTAATTGAACTTTGTTTGTAGAAAATTTAACTGTGCGAAAATCTTAGCTATTGCATCATCCAGAGCATTAACAAAACTACTTTTAAATCTATTGCTGAAGGAAAAAAATATGTTTACCACAGGCGCAGGAGATCTTTTCCACACAGTACAATCAGATATCCAAACAGAAGCCGCTAATATTGCTGCTTTGGCTTTTCCAAAAACTCTGTTTAAGGTATTTTCACAACCAATCGGAAGAGATTGTGCAGCGTTGGTACTTCCAAAAACTCAATTTGAGTTGTTATCACCAAAGATCGGAAGTGAGAATTTATCGCTGACTTTTAAGGGCAAATATGCCTCTGAGAACTTTAGAGTGATGTTTTTTCCAAAAATCAAGACTTTAATTTTATCTGGGTACTATTGCCAAGGAACGGCTCACTTAATTTATATTCCGGGAAATAATTATAACTGGTCAAATGGCACGGGGTATAAAATCACGTCGCCTGATGGGATTGGAGAAAAATTTGAGTTATTAGCGACTAAGTTTTACCCGTTTTTACTAGAATTTTTTCTAGGATAAGTCATACCATTTTGGATTGAGCCAGCTGCGGGAGCGTCAAACCACAAGAATTTCCTCGAGTCGCTCTATCACCACATCTGCACCTCGGACGTTCTCTGATTTCCCAATCCAGGTAATGCCAATGCAACCAGCTGCTTTGGCATTACGTGCCATTTGCATATCACCTACAGAATCTCCTACCATGAGTGTGGCACTGGGTTCGACTCCCAAAGCTTGACATGCTTGTAAAAATAAAATGGGATCTGGTTTACTTGGTCCTCCATCAACTCCCATCGCCACTTGGATGCGATCGCTTAATTCATGACGTTCTACAAAAGTCCGCACTTCAGAAGTTGTAGCTGCTGAAAGAATCCCAAGTTTCAAACCTGCTTGCGACAAAGATTGAAGTACTTCCGATGTACCTGCAAACAGAGGTGAAGGTGTTTGGTTGACATACTTTTCCGCTTCATCCAAAGCTTTACGGGCTATCACCAACGATTCAAACCATCCCCGCCCAGTTTCTGCTATGTAAGCCGCCGCCGCCGTTTCTGTTTCGCGACGACTGGCTACCGCCATTAAACCTGCTGGATCTAAAGTATCGCCACTCACACCAAATGCCATTAACAGTGGCTCGCCAATACCGGGAATTTGTGCATCTATTACCCTTGCACCCTTCTGTGCAAGGGCGCGTAAATAAGCATCTGAGTCTTCTAGAGTCCCATTTTTGTCAAATAGAACCGCCTGGATATGGGAAAACTTGACGTTTTTACATTCTATCGTTACCAAAATGAATCCTCCAGCAATCGCATCACTACAACTTTTATGATTGCCATCTTGAAAACATGACCTCCTCAGTCTGCTACTATATCAAAATTTCGGAACTATATGTAAATCTGGAAAATAGGGAAGCTTTAATCCCTAACTCTCCATTTCCAAACCCAACTCTCTGAGGTAACAATGCCATCATTTCAAGCTGAACCAGAAAATTTTCTTGAATTGCTGCAAATTGTCCGTGATGGTGCGGAAATCAGCTTGAAGTCTGGGGAATATAAAGGACCCTTCTGTATCGAAAAATCGCTGACTCTTCGCGGTACAGGTGCGGAGACAGTTATTTTTGCAGTTGATGAGCCAGCATTGGTTGTGCAAGTTCCTGGGGTACGGCTGGAGAATTTAGCGATCGCCCGCACGGTTGGAGGAGATAAGGGAGAGATAGCGCTTTGGGCTGCGAAAGAAACACCCCCCGTTTGTCAGGCGGTCAGGTTAACAGGGATAGCGCCTCATGCAATCTGGGAAAATGCTCATTGGGATATTCCTGCTATTTTGGATTTTGGAGAGGTAGAAAGCGATCGCCAAGTTGAACGTTCTTGGACGGTACAATTAGGGACACCGTGTAAAATTGTATCTGATGTCAGTTGGTTGAGAGTGCAAGATTCTCACTTATCTCCGGGAGTGCAGGATTTGTACTTAACGCTGGATTCACAAGATATTCCTACTGGAACGATTCTCTCTGGTTCTGTTTCTATTGAAGCAATCGATGGCAATCGGGTTGTTCGGATTTCTGCTTTCATTAGAGCAAATCAGCCAACCAATGTAGAACCTATATATACAAGAAATAACAATTCAGAAGATGCTGTTGGGGAACGGGTCATACCAACAAAAAAACAGTTACAAGTTTGGTATACATTTTTAGAGATAGAAGAACGTATAGCCCAATCCCGCCAATTTTGCGTACCTTTTCAAAATCATAACTATGGTGGAGATACCAGACGGGTAACTTTTGAAATTGATGCGGAAGCAGCAACTCTTGACGGTTCTTCTGCAAATAAGTTGGATGAAGATGACTTTTGGCAACGCGCTAAAAAAGCACGTAATGAAGATGTGATGTTGTTTGACTCCTCTCCCCAATATAGCAACAAACGAGATGGAGAAAAGTTGGGGACAATCGCAGACGTTGACTTTGAAGAGAGTAAAATTCGTATTAGGTTAGATTCCGATTTTGTTGAGCGCTTGAATCGGGGGCGTTACAAACTCCCCAAAAAAGGATTTTTATATTTTGAAGCTGCGGGTGATATAAACCAAATCAACCAAAAGAAAAAGGCTTTAGACAACTTGCGACAGGGGCGATCGCAAAATCTTTTATTAGGAAACTTCTTATTCGATGCAGCCAAAGCCCATCGTCCATCAAAAATCATTAAACTACAACCTCAAGACTTATTAAAACGAGATGCCAATCCCGATCAAATAGCTGCAGTTGAAGCAGTACTTTCCGCTCCCGATATGGTTTTGATTCAGGGTCCTCCCGGTACTGGTAAAACTACAGTAATTGCCGAAATTTGCTATCAAGTTGCCTTACGGGGTGGAAAGACGCTGATTGCATCTCAAGCTAATTTAGCGGTGGATAATGCTCTCAGTCGCTTAGTTCACAGCCCTGTTATCCGTGCTTTGCGGAAGGGAAAAGCTGAAAAAGTGCAGGAAGAAGGACAGCCTTTTTTAGAAGATAATGCGATCGTAACATGGATGCAAAATACTGCTGATGACTGTGAGAAAAATCTTGCAAAACGTCAAGAAAATGTACGGCTTTTTCAGGAAATTTTGAAAGCTTCATCAAGATTTTTAAAGTATTTAAAAACTGAAGAAGAATTTCAAGAAACACAAAAACAATTAGAAGCAGAAAAGACAGTTTTAGAGGAAAATTATCAAAGATATGAAACAATTTCCAAACAAAGTCTAGATACTATAAGTGAAGTTCAATCTTTCAAAACAAGGTTAGATAATCTCCTGCAAACTGCTCCTCATATCGATTGGGAAAGCCCAGAAATTGTGAATTTTTTGCCACTACTGAAACCTTATACCAATGGAAATCAAGCTGTTGAAAATTTCATTGCTAATGTACGCACAGCCTTAACTAAAGTGACTGAAATGGGTTTTACTCGTCCAGCCCGTGGTGCTTTTGGACTAGCAGTTTGGTTGCAGGAAACTGTAGCCACAGCGATCTTGGAATTTGAGGAAGTTGCCAGTGATGCGCGAAATGCAGCACAATGTATGTTGGAAGTGTCTGAATCCGTGCAAGTTTTTAAGCAAAATTCCGTTGCTTCTCAACAGTTACAAAAGGATTACCAGCAAAGTTTGACAAAGCAGCAGAATATTGAGACAAAAATTAAAAACTTGGAAAGCCGAAAAAGTGAATTAGAATTTGTCGTCAATGCAGTAAAAGAATGGAAATCTACGGCAAATATTAGGTTGTATCGAATCCTAACAAATTGCTGTCAAACGGGTTCACTATTGACTGATGAACTTATTGAGCTACCCGCAGGATTGTGGATGATTGCTCGAACCTTAAATTTACCACTTGTCCCTCAAATTTATAAGGTTAATAAAATCGACCATCTACCAAATTGGGTGCAGTTAAAAAATGCATTATCTTACGAAGTAGAAGGAGGTTTTATCGATC
It encodes the following:
- a CDS encoding HAD family hydrolase, whose amino-acid sequence is MVTIECKNVKFSHIQAVLFDKNGTLEDSDAYLRALAQKGARVIDAQIPGIGEPLLMAFGVSGDTLDPAGLMAVASRRETETAAAAYIAETGRGWFESLVIARKALDEAEKYVNQTPSPLFAGTSEVLQSLSQAGLKLGILSAATTSEVRTFVERHELSDRIQVAMGVDGGPSKPDPILFLQACQALGVEPSATLMVGDSVGDMQMARNAKAAGCIGITWIGKSENVRGADVVIERLEEILVV
- a CDS encoding AAA domain-containing protein, yielding MPSFQAEPENFLELLQIVRDGAEISLKSGEYKGPFCIEKSLTLRGTGAETVIFAVDEPALVVQVPGVRLENLAIARTVGGDKGEIALWAAKETPPVCQAVRLTGIAPHAIWENAHWDIPAILDFGEVESDRQVERSWTVQLGTPCKIVSDVSWLRVQDSHLSPGVQDLYLTLDSQDIPTGTILSGSVSIEAIDGNRVVRISAFIRANQPTNVEPIYTRNNNSEDAVGERVIPTKKQLQVWYTFLEIEERIAQSRQFCVPFQNHNYGGDTRRVTFEIDAEAATLDGSSANKLDEDDFWQRAKKARNEDVMLFDSSPQYSNKRDGEKLGTIADVDFEESKIRIRLDSDFVERLNRGRYKLPKKGFLYFEAAGDINQINQKKKALDNLRQGRSQNLLLGNFLFDAAKAHRPSKIIKLQPQDLLKRDANPDQIAAVEAVLSAPDMVLIQGPPGTGKTTVIAEICYQVALRGGKTLIASQANLAVDNALSRLVHSPVIRALRKGKAEKVQEEGQPFLEDNAIVTWMQNTADDCEKNLAKRQENVRLFQEILKASSRFLKYLKTEEEFQETQKQLEAEKTVLEENYQRYETISKQSLDTISEVQSFKTRLDNLLQTAPHIDWESPEIVNFLPLLKPYTNGNQAVENFIANVRTALTKVTEMGFTRPARGAFGLAVWLQETVATAILEFEEVASDARNAAQCMLEVSESVQVFKQNSVASQQLQKDYQQSLTKQQNIETKIKNLESRKSELEFVVNAVKEWKSTANIRLYRILTNCCQTGSLLTDELIELPAGLWMIARTLNLPLVPQIYKVNKIDHLPNWVQLKNALSYEVEGGFIDRRGKQHRFSEFFYQSLSQTPMVLSASDRQQWQELAKKYKNYAYIASNQRPALIETTQYFLNQMQQVYGSSWDQRNIDTALNYLVKELLENILVNARKCVLSVKTETEKQLQYWQQQLKEIQKNTAEQQQKVSAIQHQLEIAQQEGDLKLNQVTNLLQKLTHHQNIPEHLRILTENYLLDQSSIWEKPKQFLTQVQSWEPSTKELKPLIAALDPFAILQVIKTCLDEHQAKSETEYETAKLQIEKLQNKLHELDRKAQLQIPEDLIQERQWWEKAWQSLPKQYKPELPSTSLFALKFLHQVKAQFDSWQRELDKEESYLKRYQNFVQDWIGKLRNPSPQDRNELKQIYINNANVIGITCVQAARGDFSKEFPSFDVVIVDEVSKCTPPELLIPALKGEKIVLVGDHRQLPPLLHEETIEDIAEELKMTKDELSFVKESLFKMQFEAAHPSIKQMLTIQYRMHPQIMGAINQFYQHRLTCGIPEPDTKRAHYLGGSIIQENHHILWIKTPAEQGFAEQREGTSRFNAREVDIIEKLCEQMEKAWFSKVADGQPQKEIGIITFYSAQLRAIKDRIETGKFPSLNIRTGTVDIFQGMERPVIIVSTVCNNSRKDIGFAKEPERVNVAFSRAQELLVIVGCHDLFTQKVGQVGKMYQEVSNVVRRYEGFIDVSDVLSLKG